The genomic stretch CAATGTTGCTGCGAGGTTGCTGCCCAAGAAGCTtaaatctaatacactggagattgcactatgaacgttgacttgtcacgggaaggtatgaccttgaatgacgcctggttgttccttcatccctttcacaccaacttgccaagttaggtgtgaaagggacaaaaaacaaccaggcgtcattcaaggtcataccttcccgtgacaagtcaacgtcaatagtgcaatctccagtgtattagttATATGCTTCTTGTTGCTGCCTTTTGCTTTTGAGTTTTGGGGAATGGGGGGTCTGCCGTTTGACATTGACAAGTGATTGACACTTGACGTTGTACATCAAGATCATGCTGGATAACCTCAAAGTTCATGTGTGAGATTTGTTTAcactagtatttttataaaaataacataggtatttttggtttggatttgtgagaaagaaaaaataaaaagatctaACAATGGCTGAACAAGTAAATCAACGTATTGAGGGCATGATAAATGAACTGGAGCAGATGCGAAGAACTAATCTGTTTGACGATGATGAATTAAGGTATTGtggtattttaaatacttttcctattaaataactacctatataaaGATCTTCTTCGATTAACAAGTCGCATTTGATTGTTTCAGGGAAATATCTCGTAAAAGAAAGGAATTTGAATACAGAATTCAGAGacgtataaaacaaaaagacgATTTCGTTCAGTATATTACCTATGAATTAGCTTTATTAGAAGATATATCGTTGCGTAGAAAACAGGCAAAGATTAGCGATAAAAAGAAAGACATAGAATTCGCAATCGCAAAGCgcttgaataaattatttaagcaGTTTATTTTGAGGTACCAAAACGAGGTGGAGATATATTTCgagtacataaaattttgtaacagTGTTGGATTTCAATATGCTGTCGGAGCAATTATTGGACAAATGTTACAAGTAAGTTCATATTGGCTAACCTATTTCTTTATTGTTTTGAAGACAATCCCTTATCTCCTATTAAGTACATTGAAAGTTTTAGTATGCTTTTGATAATCATCATACGGgtatttcatataataaatgttctaTTTAGATTCATGGTGATAAGCCCAAAACATGGCAACTAGCAAGCATTTGGGAGAGCAAAGAAAAGAATGACCTGGACACAGCGAGAGGGTTTTTATTGAAAGGGATCCACAGACATCCAGAATCTGAAGTTCTTTACTTGGAATTATTTGAGATCGAATTGAGGCTGGCTTGTGAAACTGAAATTGAAGAGGACAAGGTAAGGTTTACAATAGAACAGTATTGGCCggatgatttaattatttatttatgatttgttTTCCTACCCTCAGTTTAGACCTAGAAAACTTTGCTTAGACGTATGATATAGTAGTTAATCCTAATAAATCTAGCCTTCATATGTTTAATTTACTAgccgaaaaaataaatatatataatcttttatttttaggaaaaatatctaaaaagaGCAGAAATTGTATGGCAGAACAGCGTTAAGAATATTCCTGAATTGTCCTTTTTGTTCAGACTTTGTGATTTGTCTATGAAGTACAATGATGGCCCATTAACAAAGTCTTTAAAGGAAGAAATTTGGAGAAGACGGGATGAGAAAGATGTCTGGGCTTATATTGCTTCAAAGGAATTAGAGGTAAGTTTATTATGATAGTTTGTCTTATCTTCTTAAATCTAAttacaactttttttttacttgagaCTTACTGTTATGAGAAAGGATTGTAAAATGTCATTTAATAtcttacattattataacagtttaatataaaaatggaaGTTTGATTGTTTATCTGGTGTATGTTATACTTTCTGCGCTAAACAACAGTACAAATCTGTCTCTggtattatttgaaatctgTTCTTGATGAAATAATGTTAGATTATTTAATTGTCAGGGCTATCATTGGGAGCAAATTGAAGATTTTGTTGATCAAGACAACCAATATTCTACGGAATTGCAGAattttatagccgtttatGAAGAAGGTCTTCAGCAGGTAAGCAAATACGAGCATCTAATCAAATTTGTTAGAACAGTTAATATAgtcaacaatattttttgtataaacgagaccttgtttttaaaatttaggGATTCTGTTATTAAActaaagaatattaaataaataaatatttcaggacaattaaTTTCACATATGGCatgatctgatcccatactaagctatatttataatattatcacccTTTTTATAGTAACagattatacatatttttatagaatgtGTTATTTAGTTTCCAGATGAGAAATTATGTACAAAATACATCCATGGTTTACTTGGCTTGAACAACAATATTTGCACGGATTTACAAAAGATCACCGCAGTGAAACAAGCCTGGATGTATGGACATGAAAATGGTTTATTGTCCAATGATATGTATGCTTTTGGTATATCTCTATTGAAATTGGAAGGGGAAATATCGAGTGATGAATTTGTTCAGGTAATGTTAATGAAGTATCCtgtattactaatattatgaacaaaaTTTTGTAAGAATATATGAATGTATGTtagttactctttcacacGAAAACCACTTAACAGATTTTGTTGATCTTTAGCTGctaagtaacaaaaaaatgttacaaaatttgttcaaaatttaaattaaatacctcatgccattttaaaaatattatgtaccaatTTTTAGATTATAGATACAGCGTTAAGTAAAAATCCAAAATCAAAAATACTATGGGAAGAAAAGATATTGCACAGTAaagataatgaaaataaaatgttatctgTGCTACAAgatgcaaataaaacaatgaagGGTGCTGATTTGTTGCATCTGTGGAATTTTGTATTGGACAATATACAATCTAGTGATGTGGTAAGCATACATTATATTAGGGCATTCACATAAAAATGTTGACGATAAACAGCTgggaatcaataaaattgtagttaaaattaattataatattgtgaataAGTATCCTTTCCTTAGAAGCCTCAtcagaattttataagtaataatttgctctaaaaactatatatattgtatatatttaatttattgcataCTTGAAATAAGTGTAGATAAGCCTTTATTATTGATAATACGAAATGAAAAGGCGATATGATAATGAATTTGGAAAATTAACTtgataaaggaaaaaaaacaataaatcacATGCAATACTATAATACAGTTAAGACATTCTGTACGCATTCTGAATTGTCATGTTTACTATTTAGTCTGTGTtaaattatctaataaaatgacttttttcaGCTAAATAAATGCTACAAAAAATTCCAAACTTGTGAAAGTTTAGTTGTTTTATCATTGAAACCCAAACTCTTGCAAAAACTTTATGATCATAATGGGTTGAAAGCGGCAAGAGATGCATATGACGATTTTATAAGGACTCCTCCAACACAAAAAGAATTACATCTCGTTATGATAAATATAGAAATGGCTCAAGAAAAAGTCGGTGCTAAACATATCAGGAAATGTTATGAATGTTTAGTTCAACATCACGGTTCAAATTATGTAGATGTTTGGTTGAATTATATCAAGTTTGAGAGTCAACACGGGAACGCACAAACAGTACCTCAAGTACATAGGAGAGCTATAGCAGCCTTGAAAAAGGAATTAGTTGATGAGTTCATTAGGGCGCAGACATTATCTAGATtacaataaatagatttaaatgttatatgtgttttctttattcatatttataagttattatACATAGCATAGACAGtaatgttaaatgttaataaataattaattaataggaAAAATCTACtattgtaaacaaaaaatagacatgtaagtaaataaaaagaatgaagaacaaaatatatttatttaaatataatcacaCTTTTCCTCAACAGTATTAAAAAGAAGTATCCACATAGTACACCATTTAttaatactaatttatttacatttaacaattgtacacatttctcTACAAGAAGTCAAAATTTCTACTTTGGTGAATGTGGAACAACACTTAGCAAATAAACATAGATAAATGCATAAGAATATCACTGTGACAGTGATTATTGCATCGCTGCAATTGGAGCAATGTAGTATCTAAAGATGAGAGAGGAACCTCGCTTGTGCTGTTTGCTTCTTACCAGGTCCTTCCAACAATTTTGCCATGAAGGGTATTTAGGCATAGCGGGAGGGTTACCCGCCTGCAGGGTGCTGCCTACGACAGCCATGCAAGTAGACACAACCATCAAAGGATAAGTTAGAGTACTTGTTATAAATGTGAGCAAGGGTACTGTATAGTATCTCAAATCTTTGgtcttaacaaaatatttattgacataatatGCCAATACTCCTGTTATGGTCACACATACTAAGTCGCCGACCAATTTCGGCACTATTCCATGGTAAAATCCAAGTATTCCGTCATCTCTGTATATAGAAACAATCGCTCCCAGTAACGTACTGTATTCTTCTTCCTTGCCGACGAATGACGCCATCATTCTGACAGTGACGACGTGGAAAGGATACGAGACCACCACAGAGGCTGTATGCATGATCATATCACGACGAGCCAGTTTATAATAGTCTTCAAATTTAGGTTCTTCATCGTTTACAATGTTGGGAGGGTCGTTTATTTCAGGTAGGTCGATACCGCAAACATAAATTACTTTCGATGAAAGTTGGCTGGACGCAATTAAGCCCAGTACTCTTGCAGAGAGGCCGCGGTAGCATCCAAAGAAGCCGTCGGATCTCTTAATATGTTTGATGTATTCAAAAACGTTAGGTAATATCATGGCAGGCCGTCCAAACAGGGTTGTAGAACGCCGCGGCGCCAGAGGTTCATGACCGAGTTGAATCAAAATCTTTGCATATTCCATAGGATGGCATATCGTAGTTACCAGTAATTGAGACGGCAATGCCGCTATTTTTTCTTTCTCTATTTCATCCATAATCAAAACTTCACAGGACCCCTGATTTTTTCTGAAATCAAAAATTGACAAACAGTCCACCACAGATATATAATGATACGGTTATGGTCATGTGAtcaaaatagataataaattatacagatactatatatcatagatatagataataaattatacagtaAGATGATTAAAAAGTGACTTGATAGATAATTAATGATTACTAGCTtcaacttaattatttttaagataataaataatactttatccTTTCTGTTCTTTGGaatgtgcgttgatagatcactatgtCAGGTCAGTCaatcacctttgagttttaaaaatttagattCTTATTTAGATTATTGCCGATAATCGATAGGCAAATAAACTATTATGTACCGCTCAGttttatagtaaatattatttatttgtatagaatctaaaatatttttttctaaattttataGCAACGTTGgattagtatttatatttatataatatacaatatatacatataattctATTTATTGCCTACCTTCTATAATTTACTTAATCTTATTCTTATAACACACTTAaacctaatttaaaaaaacctaaagctgaagagtatttttgtataaacgCGCTATTcttaggaactactggaccgatttcaaaatttaagatataGCCGAgggataaattaataataagataagcgaatatattgtaaaagcgtaggtaggtaattagaCACTCAGTGTCTTTAAAATGAAGTGGGAGTTTCTAAAAAGCTGTTTCctgaaatatattgtatatagtttacaaaataatcattgaggttttattattatttcgtatAGGTCCTCTCTATAGAAATTTGTGCGACAAGCGcgatgtaacaaaaaaaaattggtacGAAGGTAGTTGATTTTCATCTTTCATGATTTAACCTTTTTTCAGTCTATTCTTTTCtaaatgtgtaaaattattttttctactgtaaaaatatatgtccgcttatattatactatgtgTACTGTGTACGTATTTCATACCCAATGTTATTTCATGTTTAGTCTATGAGAAAAATGACGCAAAATGTCACGCCAAACGCCCGCCAAAATTTTTGCTcgaactaagttttaaaaatgattatctAGCTACTTATGgatgaaaatatatgaaaattattccTTTGCATTTTGctgtattatttgaattattagTGCAATATCTCAGCACACACGAAATATTTTGAACAGAGCAATAGCACGTGTTGACGAGTCAAGAGGGGCACAGGGCGGCACAGACTAAATGAGTTTGAGACACTTGGCTTTAACTTGTGTTTCAAATAGTGTAGTAGCGATCTCTctagtacgtagtacatagtaacccaatgaaaataatatactcttCTGAAGTTGTTTGAATAGGAACTATCTCTACTCCTCatttttggaaataaaaatattttataacacagATTATTTTCACATTCCGTTTTGTGAactcattatttataaataatatattatattcttaatttGTGAACTCATTACTACTTGCTTccactaaataatatttacactcTTGCAATGACTGACGATTCCTATGCAACTGTGAAGTCCTAATTTACTTGTTTTTATAACCAGGATAATAATAAGATGCTAGGGTTGGTGAGGTTtagtttacttattttttacaaacttaAAACGGAGGACGTTGAAATTGctgtataacaataataattgtttctgTGTTGTGTTATCTTCCTTCAATTTTTGATTGACTTTCTTTacagataattaataagtttgCCGTTTGTGCCTGattgatttattcattagatccaccgggaatcgaaccctgGACAAgttagtttcattttaaatgcataaattacaaaatcatTTCTTATGAAAGCATGTGCATCAAAGGATTCaggatattataaaaataataaaaaatagtttaaatatagataggtatttatttattattcttaagCGTTGGTTGTTAATTCTATGGCGGTTTCTTCGTCaattttgtatggaagttgAGAGAGTGACGATCGGATGCTATTGTGAGTTGGTTTCACTACTTCTTCTTCCTGAaacaatttatgaaaaatattagatTAAGTTTTGGTTTTAGTGATACCATGATGAATTGTTGTTCATGCAGTATTATTTCAAGTGTGGgaaagtgatggcgctagacgctgttatttttacacactgGAAACAATACTGCTTTAAAACTTATAGCCATGTATTTTGAGCTTATAATAAAAGTACCTCAAGTTCGTCATTTTTGGCCAGCAACCTCTTGATTCGCGCGACTTGAATGTTTGCATTTGTATCGATATCAGTAGAAAATTCTACTTTGTGGTTCCTATTTAGGTGAGAGAGGTTGTTGGTCTTAATTTCAGTATTTATCTCAAAACTCAAACGTCAACACTCGGACAGTAGAACTTTTAACTGGTTtttcatattcatttaaattctcATCAATTCAATGTTTTCATATATaacgatatttttttacacattcaaaaatacttacttCATCATTATTAGAAGATTCAGAAGTGTCATCTTCGTTTTCAGACGGTTCATCTTTTTCTTCTAAAGGTACCCATGCAATCTCTTTGTCTACCATATCTgtattaaacattatattagtaactttttgatttatttatattttcaatatttgataaaatgtaCACGTAGGAAAGAAAAGAATAGTAaggtaataaaagaattttaaatgttagaATCTAAGATtaggaaaagtaaaaaataggacacaattttatttaaattcataaaaatattgtgttcattagATACTGACTGAGTAATAACCATCAAATATTGTAgtgaattttaaaacatatttagaGAACCAAGAATTAGATTTTTAAACGTGATAAAACTAgcgttagctactattaagtatCCTGTGATAAAACCATGGTTTAAAGACGATTTTAGtcaaatttatgtaattaaatatgttttacctCTAAACCGTAAGGAGCCTCTCCTACTAGGCGGTTTCTCTTCATTAGTCTCAACTATAATAGTTGGTACGACATCTATTATAACTCCGTTTGATTTCTTATCTGCTTCTGCTTCTTCTTTGTttaactgaaatatttttttaagcattAAGTTCACATTATAATTTCTAGTAATTTGATTCAGctacacaaataataattctattaataaaatatgactgtaGTGACAGTTAAAAGAGTTTGTTAAATTCACATTTAaggtaaaacaaaaaagatcatcaaaattcttaaataaACTGAGAAAACAGTgaatttttagtaaataatattataaagacaaGTAAAGATTACAAGACGTTGCAGTAACTcctatgattttatttttagtttttagcaTGCTCACGccttaaaaaattatcaattcGTATGATTATCTCACCTGCATAAACGACACACTCGGTTCTTGCAGTTTTGTCGCCTTTTCTTTATTCCTCATTATGTTTTCATCTGTTTCCTTTTCTAATCGTAATTTGTAGGCTTTCTGTGTTCGCCACATCTATTGAATGTTCAAATtggattattaatttattctttactagtggtccgccccggcttcgcccgtggtacatatttcgcaataaaaggtagcccatgtcctttctcgggtatcaaaatatctctataccaaatttcatgcaaattggttcagtagtttaggcgtgattgagtaacagacagacagacagacagagttactttcgcatttataatattagtatggattgtaaaTATGccattttatttaacacattGTTACCTAATActgtttttatattctttattaatatctgttgaaaatatttataagtaggtatctattatctaatcaatttaaaatttgggaaaataaagttttaatttggtTCAGACTTCAGAGACAATAATTCACTTGAGTACCTCTTATTTTCTTAGAAGAATGACTATCTTATTTCGCATATTAGGTATTTTGTATTGATGAAAAAGGTTAAGTAGGTCCAGAGACGTAGGTAAGCTTCTAAAAACAACCTGAAAATTAAAGATCTATAAAACCCGTAGCATATAATACTCACATGTGATCCACAATAACACAAGCCACAAACGAACACCACAATGAGAGCTATGAAGATCCTATCAGCACTTTCTTCCTCAGCGTCTGGTTGTGTGTGACGCGAGTCGAACGGGATGCGGGAGGGCGGGTCTTCTACCCAGGTTTTGTCTACACTCTAGTggaaatattgttattttggtattttatttatgcttGGAAAGGAACATCGTGAAATTGAGAAGAGAAGATTGAATTTAACTTAGGAAAATGACAGAATAAAATGGATTGTTCGAGCGCATAGTTACAATGTACGAGCGAATGTAAGATCGTATGGTTCTGAAAAGCATCTGGTTGAGAGTGGCGAGAGTCGAACGGGATGCAGGTCTTTTTACTTCTACACAGGTTTTGCCTACACTCTGGTAAATGATAAGTTACTGCTttggtaaaatttaaattttggaaaaaaaatgaaGAAGTGAAAATTGAATTCAAGTTACGGAAAAGACTGAGTGCAAAACAAGGAAACATTATGTAAATTAGATCCAAAATAGTGGTAGTGATAACTGTTTTTAGTAGACAAATTGAACAGCAtcgtaatattaaaatatacggTTGGATATCATTCAGATTATTAAATGGTGTTTAACAAAAAGCCTAGGCTGTCGATTTAGAAGCTGTCTCTCACAATGAGAAAGCTACCGTTATCAGCCCCGAGCGGGTCCCGTTCCCACGCCTCGTCGAAGTCACCACATTTGGTACCTGTTTATTGGTACTAGAATGTCTGGAAAGGTGGAAAAGGATGTCTGGAAGGGTGTTATAGCCTAGAAAGCTGTCTCTCACAATAAGAAAGCTGCCATTATCAGCCCCGAGCGGGTCCCGTTCCCACGCCTCGTCGAAGTCGCTGGAGCACATTTATTGAAGCTAGAATGTCTGAAAAAGTGTTAAGAAAAGGCTCTTCATGCAAAAGCTGTCTCTCACAATAAGAAAGCTGCCGTTATCAGCCCCAAGCGGGTCCCGTTCCCACGCCTCGTCGAAGTCGCTGGAGCACTGCGCGCTGCGCACGCCACGCGCGTTCACCGCGTTCACCGCGCTGTCGGACCGCGTGAATAACATGTACTCCTCGAGGGGTTTCATGTCGTACCCGTTTATTGATACCAGGATGTCTGGAATTGataacatttcattttttacaaCTCTACGTATAGGTAGTAGTGTGGGAAGTCCCATGTCctcgtagtggggtaaggggcagatgcattatgcaatatgcatacatctgtttgactgatcgatttttctttagagacaagtaggtgatcagccttctgtgtcctaccagaccgagacatttttttttcttcgtctccaccggcaATCGAACCCAGGggccaggacccctcggttctacgctcacgcgtcaaccactgtaccaagaaGGCGGTCATAGGTAGTAGTAGGTAGgtgtaaaaaatgaaatgaattcatttttttctatactatATCTAACGTacgtaattgtattttaaattttaagcagcacagaaaaaatgtattactcTGTATGAATGATGTCATAAGCGCTAACGACATTTTAGAATAAGATGATTTTTCTCATATAGATGAATGAAAATCTCATGATTTtgaaaaaagcaaaaaatataactatactGTGATTTTTTATCTAGTTttgaatacattaaaaaaaaaatacaagtttgtatttaaaacttaaattttaaaattatatatatttttttgtttaaatttaaaaatttgcttctttttttacgttttaaaaattcttcaaaaataaattaatgattcaTAGCACATCAAATTTTACAGCAAGGGGCTTTAAATTCATGATAAACATTTTAGTGGAATCAATATTGAAGAATTGCcaaaatattctttaaataaatgaaaaaaatagtaCTCACTCGATAGGCAACCATTATAGCCCTTATAAATCTTAAGTCTCGGGTCAGAAGTATTAAGTCCTCCGATTTGGACCTCATTTGAACCCACATCAAAAATTTCCCATAGACCTTGGGGAGGTAGTTTCTCTAGAGGCACTTCTATTCTGTCTATGAGAAGTTTGGTCTCATCGTCTACTCGAGTATAGTATACTGTGTGTCGAGCGCctaagaaataacaaaaaatgctcattTGGGATGAGGCAATCTAGTTCATAGTTTTTGATAGGACAGCCTGATAGAATAAACTTCCAATCGCACTTTTTTGTAAATCGATACATattgcaaatataatataagtactgGAACGCAATTTTATTAgggtactagcttaccgcccgctgcttcgcccgctttgtatCAAACCTAATtaatactaaaaccttcctactgaatcactctatgtattaaaaaaaaccgcaccAATCCGTTCcgttgttttaaagatttaagcatacaaagggacatagggacagaaaaagcgactttgttttatactaggtatgtagtgaaaaaactacaaaaacaaaattgtaacgtaaattattttctaatctcTGATCAAAATCGTTCCTTAAAATGGGTTGTTGCCAATGGTTGTTGCTATATTAAGCATTTGATTTATTGAAGGCaatgtttacatttaatttggattttaatgtttatagacggttaatacttaatatacctaattattatttaagataaaGTTTCGAGGccaaatatattacataatatttatattctttcgtaattaggtacttaccgttCAAAAAGTTTCTGTTTTTAACTTCAGCTCCATAAGTGGCATCTTCCCTGTCTTCTTCGAACTTCAAGTAACCATCTTGTGTTATTGCTACTAATAAGTAATAGCTTCGTCTGAAATTCGCATTTTGCTGAATGTATGtgacaagaaaatatttaagaaatcttttcaatttgttattatttattatttcaaatccAGAGTTTTGTATATTGTACTTTAGGTAAGAATGCCTAAGGTTCTCTTTttacatttgaaaaatttaaaagaaaattaaattatatttcagagtatttattttagatagagtaattaataaaagattACTTGATGAACACAAACagcatttttttgttactttttatatacttacttgTTTTCCGTTTGTACAAGCAGGAGTACTGTATTTTTCTGTCGAAGGTCGTTGCTTGAAAAcgctagttttatttttacctgaaaaatcagttataatattttaaaatacctgGGTTTAAAATCACAATGAACATTCAAGTTTTGAGCTTCATCAACACAATCATACTAcgtattatgtaggtacataaaaaatacgatttttttaaatattaagttgAAGTCATTAAATTTTACCGTATTTATAGTTTGTGGTAGCGAAAATTTCCTCTCCAGAATGCTCTCCCCATTAAAATCAGCCCCTTTCTCCTCCATACAATATTCCCCGAAATAACTAGTGAGTTCACAATCACAGCTACTCTCTTGGTTGGTGAAGTCTTCGGTACAAATGCCGCCGTTTTTACAAGGCTCTGAATCGCATTTCATATTGCATTCCGGTAGTACGCCTGTTAAGTCTGTGTGCGGGATTTTGGAAAATAGTTTGAAAAATAGAGCCACTATCatttgattgtttattttatttacgacAATTCAATCATAGTTAGAAAGAGTCCAGAGGAATTATAAACCACCAAACATGCTAATGTGGTAGCCAgagtaaaacataaaaacactttttttttttaaattgggatgtaaaatatttgtgtaaaaatatatagtaaggataaaaattaatgaggtaaGATATACATTGAGTTCATGTAACTAAATTTTGTCCAATCGTAAAAATGTACAGAAAAAGTATGGAAACTGGGCAACTATAAACAAATCTTACCCTGATCAATATTCTGCTGCGCCTTCTTAGACAGATCGACAACATGATCCGCGATCTTAAGCCCGCGCACACAGCCCACGTAACCCCCTTGCGGCAAGCTGCCCGCTCTAGGAGCCAATTGCAACGAGTCACTATCGAAACCGCCTAAATTCATTTGGAAATAATCTGTCGGAGGAGCTGGGGGTCTTTGGGGACGGATCACCTCTAAAAATTTGGAAACTCGGTAAGCAAATATCGAATAATTTGGCAACAATCTAGCTCTGCTCGACAAATGCAAGGGATAAGTGTCGTTTGTTAGCGTGAGGAAGAAGTCCGCCGGTGGTACTGGAGGCCTCTCCGGGCGTAATACCTCTAGAATGGTGAAAATTATTTGTCGCAGAATGAAGTTAACTTGGAAGAAACAGTGTATATTATGAgtgatatgattttttattaatttggtTAACAGTTATCTATAAGGTTATTCgttgattaataataatagatcgCTGCCAGTTGCAGAAAGCAATAAAATGGATTGATCTCtgaatacatataatattgtagtatCACATAGTATCATCATCAGAA from Colias croceus chromosome 9, ilColCroc2.1 encodes the following:
- the LOC123694458 gene encoding U3 small nucleolar RNA-associated protein 6 homolog, whose product is MAEQVNQRIEGMINELEQMRRTNLFDDDELREISRKRKEFEYRIQRRIKQKDDFVQYITYELALLEDISLRRKQAKISDKKKDIEFAIAKRLNKLFKQFILRYQNEVEIYFEYIKFCNSVGFQYAVGAIIGQMLQIHGDKPKTWQLASIWESKEKNDLDTARGFLLKGIHRHPESEVLYLELFEIELRLACETEIEEDKEKYLKRAEIVWQNSVKNIPELSFLFRLCDLSMKYNDGPLTKSLKEEIWRRRDEKDVWAYIASKELEGYHWEQIEDFVDQDNQYSTELQNFIAVYEEGLQQFPDEKLCTKYIHGLLGLNNNICTDLQKITAVKQAWMYGHENGLLSNDMYAFGISLLKLEGEISSDEFVQIIDTALSKNPKSKILWEEKILHSKDNENKMLSVLQDANKTMKGADLLHLWNFVLDNIQSSDVLNKCYKKFQTCESLVVLSLKPKLLQKLYDHNGLKAARDAYDDFIRTPPTQKELHLVMINIEMAQEKVGAKHIRKCYECLVQHHGSNYVDVWLNYIKFESQHGNAQTVPQVHRRAIAALKKELVDEFIRAQTLSRLQ
- the LOC123694459 gene encoding mitochondrial carrier homolog 2-like; the encoded protein is MDEIEKEKIAALPSQLLVTTICHPMEYAKILIQLGHEPLAPRRSTTLFGRPAMILPNVFEYIKHIKRSDGFFGCYRGLSARVLGLIASSQLSSKVIYVCGIDLPEINDPPNIVNDEEPKFEDYYKLARRDMIMHTASVVVSYPFHVVTVRMMASFVGKEEEYSTLLGAIVSIYRDDGILGFYHGIVPKLVGDLVCVTITGVLAYYVNKYFVKTKDLRYYTVPLLTFITSTLTYPLMVVSTCMAVVGSTLQAGNPPAMPKYPSWQNCWKDLVRSKQHKRGSSLIFRYYIAPIAAMQ